In Streptomyces qaidamensis, one DNA window encodes the following:
- a CDS encoding biotin transporter BioY, giving the protein MSTAAATPARAGQVLADLLPASRVRDAALVLGGAALTGLAAQISMPVPGSPVPVTGQTFAALLVGTSLGAGRGFLALALYALAGIAGVPWFAGASSGVAPSFGYILGMILASTVVGALARRGADRSVLRMAGTMLVGEAIIYAIGVPYLALATGMSATAAIAAGLTPFLIGDALKAALAMGALPTAWKFANKR; this is encoded by the coding sequence ATGAGCACCGCTGCCGCCACACCCGCCCGCGCCGGGCAGGTCCTCGCCGACCTGCTCCCCGCCTCCCGTGTCCGGGACGCGGCCCTCGTGCTCGGCGGCGCCGCGCTCACCGGCCTCGCAGCCCAGATCTCCATGCCCGTGCCGGGCTCCCCGGTGCCGGTGACCGGCCAGACCTTCGCCGCTCTGCTCGTCGGCACGTCCCTCGGCGCCGGCCGCGGCTTCCTCGCGCTCGCGCTGTACGCCCTCGCGGGCATCGCCGGGGTGCCGTGGTTCGCCGGCGCCTCCTCCGGTGTCGCGCCCTCCTTCGGCTACATCCTCGGCATGATCCTCGCCTCCACCGTCGTCGGCGCCCTGGCCCGCCGCGGCGCCGACCGCTCGGTGCTGCGCATGGCCGGCACGATGCTGGTGGGCGAGGCGATCATCTACGCCATCGGCGTGCCCTACCTGGCCCTCGCCACCGGCATGTCCGCCACCGCCGCGATCGCGGCCGGCCTCACGCCCTTCCTCATCGGCGACGCGCTCAAGGCGGCGCTGGCGATGGGCGCCCTGCCGACGGCATGGAAGTTCGCGAACAAGCGCTGA
- a CDS encoding amino acid permease: protein MPSSTTQTPTGTDDVSLSHGLKQRHLSMIALGGVIGAGLFVGSGAGIAAAGPSIVVAYALSGVLVMLVMRMLGEMSAAYPSSGSFSAHAERAIGPWAGFTAGWSFWVLLCTAVGLEGIGAAKIVSGWLPGTPEWAWVALFMVVFCGTNLAAVKNFGEFEFWFAALKVAAISLFLVLGVLAILGVLPGTESPGTSHLTDFLPNGGEGLVIGLLASVFAYGGLETVTIAAAESENPVKGVASAVRTAMWRIALFYIGSMAVIVTLVPWDSKEVVEKGPYVAALDELGIPGAGQLMNVVVLVALLSAMNANIYGASRIAYSLVERGQGPKGLGRVSGGVPRIAVLASSVFGFLCVLLSYWRPDDVFAWLLNMIGAVILAVWIFIAVSQLRLRRRLERESPEKLAVRMWAFPWLTWVALAGMAAVFVLMAREPDTRVQLYSTGGMILALAVAGYAWQRVRARHQV from the coding sequence ATGCCCAGCAGCACCACCCAGACGCCGACCGGCACGGACGACGTCTCCCTCTCCCACGGCCTGAAGCAGCGCCACCTGTCGATGATCGCCCTCGGCGGCGTGATCGGAGCCGGTCTGTTCGTCGGCTCCGGTGCCGGTATCGCCGCGGCCGGTCCGTCGATCGTGGTCGCCTACGCCCTCTCCGGTGTCCTCGTGATGCTGGTGATGCGGATGCTCGGCGAGATGTCGGCCGCGTATCCGTCGTCAGGGTCGTTCTCGGCGCACGCCGAGCGGGCGATCGGCCCGTGGGCCGGGTTCACCGCCGGCTGGTCCTTCTGGGTGCTGCTCTGCACGGCCGTCGGCCTGGAGGGCATCGGCGCCGCGAAGATCGTCAGCGGCTGGCTGCCGGGTACGCCGGAGTGGGCGTGGGTGGCACTGTTCATGGTCGTCTTCTGCGGCACGAACCTCGCGGCCGTGAAGAACTTCGGCGAGTTCGAGTTCTGGTTCGCGGCCCTGAAGGTCGCCGCGATCAGTCTGTTCCTCGTGCTCGGCGTCCTGGCGATCCTCGGCGTTCTGCCCGGCACGGAATCGCCCGGCACGAGCCACCTCACGGACTTCCTGCCCAACGGCGGAGAGGGCCTGGTCATCGGCCTGCTGGCCTCGGTCTTCGCCTACGGCGGCCTGGAGACGGTCACCATCGCTGCGGCCGAGTCGGAGAACCCCGTCAAGGGCGTGGCGAGCGCGGTCCGCACGGCGATGTGGCGCATCGCTCTGTTCTACATCGGCTCGATGGCCGTCATCGTCACGCTCGTCCCCTGGGACTCGAAGGAGGTCGTCGAGAAGGGCCCGTACGTCGCCGCCCTCGACGAACTCGGCATCCCGGGCGCCGGCCAGCTGATGAACGTGGTCGTGCTGGTCGCCCTGCTGTCGGCGATGAACGCCAACATCTACGGTGCCTCCCGCATCGCGTACTCGCTGGTGGAGCGCGGCCAGGGCCCGAAGGGGCTGGGCCGGGTCTCGGGCGGGGTGCCGCGGATCGCCGTGCTGGCGTCCTCGGTGTTCGGGTTCCTGTGCGTGCTGCTGAGCTACTGGCGGCCCGACGACGTCTTCGCCTGGCTGCTGAACATGATCGGTGCGGTCATCCTGGCCGTCTGGATCTTCATCGCCGTCTCGCAATTGCGCCTGCGCCGCCGCCTGGAGCGCGAGTCCCCCGAGAAGCTGGCCGTGCGTATGTGGGCGTTCCCCTGGCTGACCTGGGTCGCCCTGGCCGGCATGGCCGCGGTCTTCGTCCTGATGGCCCGGGAGCCGGACACGCGGGTGCAGCTGTACTCGACGGGCGGGATGATCCTGGCCCTGGCGGTGGCCGGGTACGC